In Brassica rapa cultivar Chiifu-401-42 unplaced genomic scaffold, CAAS_Brap_v3.01 Scaffold1009, whole genome shotgun sequence, the following are encoded in one genomic region:
- the LOC117131518 gene encoding uncharacterized protein LOC117131518, translated as MEELAQSQALLASQKQLLAAMKGVQDQISQLEKRNKAQGQRTQQGKRRFGDAPEDGYVEPKPPDPSWITPHHTSSTHKHLTHSYLYFKPVNEVKIYSFSGSSWPERKAEPCHQTTHGSAYKWWKGVDGARWKSQREAIKTWEDLKEAMIRKYVSSLPTPEIRERYPRRFSSHGSKEAKRVVPQQGHRSLIHQDQIGPNQGHTVLYDQSQPYEVPKTMERKNFVSQDTLARHKEKSDKPIFQEKGKVSPILDKFVYKSSPTGMSHLSLSKDVKTGPKVQKDTNSTSLLRSKVVHDLSPRDKEILNPKEEEPSSQGKSSKSEDLKYQTCYRCHKKGHYAVVCPTKQVLIEASLEKKTDLSMKSDSFIQSDLLVPNSCVMHLSLSKGVLTGIKEHEFKGEEPPGATPVMNQEKVQDTMQSMLLKEAKPVNKVSNQGKCQTPPRETGIDVCVLDVESKNESYLLTEVPRREPDHKPSHEPPHKWKSSVEQCVQMPRLKVIFSDLKTSKTLDYPDIMHLSLPKSFDPGIKEVEVHNHQGQKMQRRQQTRTSCPKKKIILQLVEAIKNVEKFSGCKGESFKKSHRIILVARVIQFRGRNLFKGEGMLRPEIQQLNQ; from the exons ATGGAAGAATTAGCACAAAGCCAAGCCTTATTGGCCTCTCAAAAACAGCTATTGGCTGCTATGAAGGGTGTACAAGATCAGATTTCTCAGCTGGAGAAAAGAAACAAGGCACAAGGCCAACGAACACAGCAAGGAAAAAGAAGATTTGGAGATGCACCAGAGGATGGCTATGTTGAGCCtaagccaccagatccttcatgGATCACCCCACACCATACTTCTTCAACTCATAAACACTTAACTCATTCTTATCTTTATTTTAAACCTGTTAATGAAGTTAAGATTTATTCTTTTTCAGGAAGCAGCTGGCCAG AAAGAAAAGCTGAGCCATGCCATCAAACAACTCACGGAAGTGCATACAAATGGTGGAAAGGTGTAGATGGTGCAAGATGGAAGAGTCAAAGAGAGGCTATCAAAACGTGGGAAGATCTTAAAGAGGCCATGATCAGGAAGTATGTATCCTCACTTCCAACACCAGAGATTAGAGAAAGGTACCCAAGGAGGTTTTCAAGCCATGGGTCCAAAGAGGCAAAGAGAGTGGTGCCACAACAAGGCCATAGAAGCTTGATCCATCAAGATCAGATTGGGCCAAACCAGGGGCACACAGTTCTCTATGATCAGTCCCAACCTTATGAGGTCCCAAAGACCATGGAGAGAAAGAACTTTGTCAGCCAAGACACGTTGGCCAGAcacaaagaaaaatcagacaaacctatttttcaagaaaagggcaaggtaagtcctatacttgataaatttgtttataaatcatctccaactggtatgagtcacttgtctttgtccaaggaTGTTAAGACAGGTCCTAAGGTCCAGAAAGACACGAACTCCACATCCTTGTTGAGATCCAAAGTTGTCCATGATTTAAGTCCAAGAGACAAGGAGATTTTAAACCCAAAGGAAGAAGAGCCATCAAGCCAAGGTAAGTCTTCTAAATCTGAGGATTTAAAAtatcagacatgttatagatgtcataagaAAGGACACTATGCTGTAGTTTGTCCTACTAAGCAAGTATTGATAGAAGCATcactagaaaagaaaacagatttatctatgaagagtgatagttttattcaatctgatttgttggttccaaattcttgtgtaatgcacttgtctttgtcaaaagGTGTTTTAACAGGAATTAAAGAGCATGAATTCAAAGGAGAGGAGCCACCAGGCGCCACACCAGTGATGAACCAGGAGAAGGTTCAAGACACAATGCAGTCCATGttgcttaaagaagcaaaaccagtAAATAAAGTATCAAACCAAGGTAAGTGTCAAACACCACCTAGAGAAACTGGTATTGACGTGTGTGTTCTTGATGTAGAGAGTAAAAATGAAAGCTATTTGCTTACTGAAGTTCCAAGGAGAGAACCAGACCATAAGCCCAGCCATGAACCACCTCACAAGTGGAAGTCTAGTGTTGAACAATGTGTTCAAATGCCAAGGCTTAAGGTAATCTTCTCTGATCTTAAAACGTCCAAGACACTTGATTATCCAgatataatgcacttgtctttgccaAAAAGTTTTGATCCAGGAATAAAAGAAGTTGAAGTTCATAACCACCAAGGTCAAAAGATGCAAAGAAGGCAGCAAACAAGAACAAGTTGTCCAAAGAAGAAAATCATTCTTCAACTTGTGGAAGCTATCAAA AATGTTGAGAAATTTTCAGGTTGCAAAGGAGAGAGCTTCAAGAAATCCCACCGGATAATTCTTGTTGCTAGAGTtatacagtttcgaggtcgaaaccttttCAAGGGGGAGGGAATGTTGCGGCCAGAaattcagcagctgaaccagag